From a region of the Rhodococcus opacus B4 genome:
- a CDS encoding ABC transporter ATP-binding protein, whose amino-acid sequence MPELLNVTKLSARFDGAPTSPVLDEVSFHIDRGEILALVGESGSGKSMTALSLMRLLPRGAQMNASAITLDGVDLLGLSDRAMNKVRGGRIGALFQQPKRMLDPTSTVGAQVAEPLRRYLGMNRHSARRAAVELLADVGIAEPDRRARSYAHQLSGGIAQRVMIAIALAGQPQLLIADEPTTALDVTIEAQILALIAAKRTQLGMSVLFISHDLGVVSAIADRIAVMYAGRIVEEGTTADILAAPEHPYTQALINASMLKTTATGELYAIPGNASSARDLSAGCRFRSRCSVAATAHVEHQCATTEPDLTAGRHEPHEHSTRCWAPIHLGESA is encoded by the coding sequence ATGCCCGAGCTGTTGAATGTCACCAAGTTGTCGGCAAGGTTCGACGGCGCACCCACGAGCCCGGTACTCGACGAGGTGAGTTTCCACATCGATCGCGGTGAAATACTCGCCCTCGTCGGGGAATCAGGGTCCGGCAAGAGCATGACCGCGCTGTCGTTGATGCGCCTGCTCCCGCGCGGCGCGCAGATGAACGCCAGCGCGATCACGCTCGACGGGGTCGATCTGCTCGGGTTGTCCGATCGCGCCATGAACAAGGTGCGGGGCGGCCGAATCGGGGCACTGTTCCAGCAGCCCAAGCGGATGCTGGACCCGACCTCCACAGTCGGTGCGCAGGTCGCGGAGCCGCTGCGACGGTATCTCGGGATGAACCGGCACTCGGCACGACGGGCCGCGGTCGAACTACTCGCCGACGTCGGCATCGCCGAACCGGACCGCCGAGCCCGCTCCTACGCACACCAGCTCTCCGGTGGTATCGCACAGCGAGTGATGATCGCGATCGCGCTCGCCGGACAGCCGCAACTGTTGATCGCCGACGAACCGACGACCGCCCTCGATGTCACCATCGAGGCACAGATCCTGGCGCTGATCGCAGCCAAGCGCACACAGCTCGGCATGTCCGTCCTGTTCATCTCGCACGATCTCGGCGTCGTCTCCGCCATCGCGGACCGCATCGCCGTGATGTACGCCGGGCGCATCGTCGAAGAGGGGACGACCGCGGACATCCTCGCCGCACCCGAGCACCCCTACACCCAAGCCCTCATCAACGCCTCGATGCTCAAGACCACCGCGACCGGGGAGCTGTATGCCATTCCCGGAAACGCCAGCTCCGCCCGCGACCTGTCGGCGGGCTGCCGTTTCCGGTCCCGATGTTCGGTGGCAGCGACCGCACACGTGGAACATCAATGCGCCACCACCGAGCCCGATCTCACTGCGGGCCGGCACGAGCCCCACGAACACTCCACCCGCTGCTGGGCACCCATCCACCTCGGGGAGTCCGCATGA